A stretch of Thermococcus sp. DNA encodes these proteins:
- a CDS encoding carbohydrate ABC transporter permease, with the protein MKVSTRYKVTINLVAWTIGLMLLIPLLGLIMTSVRPFDEIVNGWWNLRNAHFIINNYVSVWDAGFWRNILNSILIATVATIVPILIAGMAAYGFTSFSFPIKTMLFLTLVAIQVVPQQAVIVPLLRLFRDLHMYDQYYGIILVHTAFALPWTIFFLRNFFMSIPKDYEEAARIDGLSDVGIYFRVILPIAMPAVISVAVVQFIFVWQDLFFAITLLRPEKWPVSAGVTQFISRYNPNWGQLTAAGVLAIIVPITVYVVLQKYYMRGVSGGIKG; encoded by the coding sequence ATGAAGGTAAGCACTAGATACAAGGTCACCATTAATCTCGTGGCTTGGACTATAGGGCTGATGCTCCTCATACCCCTCCTGGGGCTGATAATGACCTCCGTCAGGCCGTTCGACGAGATAGTTAACGGCTGGTGGAACCTCAGGAACGCCCACTTTATCATCAACAACTACGTCAGCGTGTGGGACGCTGGCTTCTGGAGGAACATCCTCAACTCCATCCTGATAGCCACGGTGGCCACGATAGTCCCGATACTCATCGCCGGAATGGCCGCCTACGGCTTTACCTCATTCAGCTTCCCGATAAAGACGATGCTCTTCCTCACCCTCGTGGCCATCCAGGTCGTTCCGCAGCAGGCAGTCATAGTCCCGCTCCTGAGGCTCTTCCGCGACCTGCACATGTACGACCAGTATTACGGCATAATCCTCGTTCACACGGCCTTCGCGCTTCCATGGACGATATTCTTCCTCCGCAACTTTTTCATGTCCATTCCCAAGGACTATGAGGAGGCTGCAAGGATAGACGGCCTCAGTGACGTTGGGATATACTTCAGGGTGATACTACCCATAGCGATGCCAGCAGTCATCAGCGTTGCGGTGGTGCAGTTCATCTTCGTGTGGCAGGACCTATTCTTCGCCATAACCCTGCTGAGGCCGGAAAAGTGGCCAGTATCCGCCGGCGTGACTCAGTTCATAAGCCGCTACAACCCCAACTGGGGACAGCTGACGGCAGCAGGAGTGCTGGCGATAATAGTACCCATAACTGTCTACGTCGTGCTCCAGAAGTACTACATGAGGGGAGTGTCCGGCGGAATCAAGGGCTGA
- a CDS encoding carbohydrate ABC transporter permease: MGGRRDWLSKDFLILMMPAFILLLVFILYPIFNTFYLGFTKWDGFTQPQFVGLDNYRTMMGDPLFWTSVKNNIFIFIVFLPFVTMLGLGFALLLHNSAVVGRNLLRGFVMLGMVMPLTVVGIVWMLLLDPNAGIVNHVLSVFGIEPRAWIQDPSTAIYFVIIGSLWAWQGFSTTVFLAGLEGLDVEVLEASVIDGANPWQRFRYVILPLLKPALIVVVTMSSIYILKVFDLVYVLSGGESVPMYLSVLAYMVYYEIFRMFKWGYAAAIATLLTVAVFLFSIGMLKRMISERGVGS, from the coding sequence ATGGGCGGAAGGAGGGACTGGCTCAGCAAGGATTTCCTGATCCTGATGATGCCCGCCTTCATCCTCCTTTTAGTTTTTATACTCTATCCGATTTTCAACACGTTCTACCTGGGGTTCACCAAGTGGGACGGCTTCACCCAGCCCCAGTTCGTTGGACTCGATAACTACCGAACCATGATGGGTGACCCGCTCTTCTGGACGTCGGTGAAGAACAACATATTCATATTCATCGTTTTCCTGCCCTTTGTGACCATGCTCGGCCTTGGTTTTGCGCTCCTCCTCCACAACAGCGCCGTTGTGGGGCGCAACCTGCTCAGGGGCTTCGTTATGCTCGGAATGGTGATGCCCCTTACCGTCGTAGGTATCGTCTGGATGCTGCTCCTGGACCCCAACGCGGGTATCGTCAACCACGTTCTGAGCGTCTTTGGGATTGAGCCCAGGGCATGGATTCAGGACCCCAGCACGGCGATATACTTCGTTATAATAGGCTCCCTGTGGGCGTGGCAGGGCTTCTCGACCACCGTGTTCCTGGCTGGACTGGAGGGGCTCGACGTTGAGGTTCTTGAGGCATCGGTTATTGACGGTGCAAACCCCTGGCAGCGCTTCAGATACGTCATACTGCCCCTGCTGAAGCCCGCATTAATAGTCGTCGTCACGATGAGCTCCATCTACATACTCAAGGTCTTCGACCTCGTTTACGTGCTCTCCGGTGGCGAATCCGTGCCGATGTACCTCTCGGTGCTGGCCTACATGGTGTACTACGAGATATTCCGCATGTTCAAGTGGGGCTACGCGGCCGCGATAGCGACGTTGCTGACCGTTGCAGTGTTCCTGTTCTCCATAGGGATGCTGAAGAGGATGATAAGTGAAAGGGGAGTGGGCTCATGA
- a CDS encoding ABC transporter substrate-binding protein, producing the protein MRFHAKRFALLLSVLLLAAFVSGCISGGGTSPTQTTSSPGQTTTQEQVEIVVYGQWGGVEGENFQNALKVYEQEHPNVKIKYVVQSKLRDAVLTELATGSPGFDIAILPWPALITELGQKNQLEPMNSVVDAYKGDIMENLLEPVKVGDTYYAVPIKAWAKPGIWYNVHDFEKYNLTPPKTLDDLKAVCKVFEQNGIQPMASGAADKWPLSDIFEAVLIRVGGPQLHNDLMTHKVKWTDPQVLEAFKVLSDLLKEGCYGDPKVAIGEKWEVQVTRLGQGEVAMYFMGNWINLMLQNQGYQPGTDYDLIPFPVINPNADFAIVAGGDWVIIPKGAPHKDAAFELAKWLAGPEYQKIMVEQKGYLAPNLQVPKSAYDPVDAKIIDMMAKYTVVPDLDDNAPSGFQPIIWDKLFELWANPDNYQQIAQELEQYAEQYYGS; encoded by the coding sequence ATGAGGTTTCATGCCAAAAGGTTTGCATTGCTTTTGAGCGTGCTGTTGTTAGCCGCCTTTGTTTCGGGATGCATCTCCGGAGGGGGAACGTCCCCCACGCAGACAACCTCCAGTCCCGGACAGACGACCACTCAGGAACAGGTTGAGATAGTCGTCTATGGTCAGTGGGGTGGAGTTGAGGGTGAGAACTTCCAAAATGCCCTGAAAGTTTACGAGCAGGAGCACCCGAACGTTAAGATAAAGTACGTGGTTCAGTCCAAGCTCAGGGATGCCGTTCTCACGGAGCTCGCCACCGGTTCACCAGGTTTTGACATAGCGATTCTTCCATGGCCGGCGCTCATTACCGAGCTCGGTCAGAAGAACCAGCTTGAGCCCATGAATTCCGTCGTTGACGCTTATAAAGGCGACATTATGGAGAACCTACTTGAACCTGTGAAGGTTGGGGACACCTACTATGCCGTTCCCATAAAGGCCTGGGCGAAGCCCGGAATATGGTACAACGTCCACGACTTCGAGAAGTACAACCTGACCCCACCTAAGACCCTCGATGACCTTAAAGCCGTCTGTAAGGTCTTTGAGCAGAATGGGATCCAGCCCATGGCCAGCGGAGCAGCCGACAAGTGGCCTCTTAGTGATATCTTCGAGGCGGTTCTTATAAGGGTTGGCGGTCCTCAGCTTCACAACGACCTCATGACCCACAAGGTCAAGTGGACCGACCCGCAGGTTCTTGAGGCCTTCAAGGTTCTCAGCGACCTCCTCAAGGAGGGCTGCTACGGTGACCCCAAGGTTGCCATCGGTGAGAAATGGGAGGTTCAGGTTACCAGGCTCGGCCAGGGAGAGGTTGCCATGTACTTCATGGGCAACTGGATCAACCTGATGCTTCAGAACCAGGGATACCAGCCCGGCACCGACTATGACCTGATTCCGTTCCCCGTCATCAACCCCAACGCAGACTTTGCCATCGTCGCCGGTGGTGACTGGGTTATCATACCCAAGGGGGCCCCGCACAAGGATGCCGCCTTTGAGCTCGCCAAGTGGCTCGCCGGTCCAGAGTACCAGAAGATAATGGTCGAGCAGAAGGGCTACCTCGCCCCCAACCTTCAGGTTCCCAAGAGCGCCTACGACCCGGTTGACGCGAAGATAATAGACATGATGGCCAAGTACACCGTGGTTCCGGACCTCGACGATAACGCTCCATCAGGATTCCAGCCGATAATCTGGGACAAGCTCTTCGAGCTCTGGGCCAACCCGGACAACTACCAGCAGATAGCCCAGGAGCTTGAACAGTACGCAGAACAGTACTACGGCTCATGA
- a CDS encoding carbohydrate kinase yields MIVSVGEVLIDFIALQEGKLKDVKSFEKHPGGAPANVAVGLARLGVESALVSKVGDDPFGDFLLERLRDEGVKTYISRDAEKHTGVVFVQLIGAKPEFILYDGVAYFNLKPEDVEAVLLENAEVVHFGTVLFAREPSRSTLFGVLGGLKGKVPLSYDVNIRPDLWRGREEEMLRDIERALKLADIVKLGDGELEYLRNNGVSLDDFDFKLLAVTLGEKGSELTSGGVRIHVPAYRVEPLDTTGAGDAFTAALLAGLHYSNLLGAGTIEEEHLRKIGRFANLIAALSTTLRGAWSVPKMEEVALMREFRELYQRSKR; encoded by the coding sequence GTGATCGTATCCGTTGGGGAAGTGCTCATAGACTTCATAGCCCTCCAGGAGGGAAAGCTGAAGGACGTGAAGTCCTTCGAGAAGCATCCCGGCGGTGCCCCCGCCAACGTTGCCGTCGGACTCGCGAGGCTCGGCGTTGAGAGCGCGCTGGTAAGCAAGGTCGGTGACGACCCCTTTGGGGACTTCCTGCTCGAAAGGCTCCGTGACGAGGGTGTGAAGACATACATATCCAGGGACGCCGAAAAACACACCGGTGTCGTCTTCGTCCAGCTGATCGGCGCCAAGCCGGAGTTCATCCTCTACGACGGCGTTGCCTACTTCAACCTAAAGCCTGAGGACGTGGAGGCGGTCCTTCTTGAGAACGCGGAGGTCGTTCATTTCGGAACCGTGCTCTTCGCCAGGGAGCCCTCGCGCTCAACGCTCTTCGGAGTTTTAGGGGGACTTAAGGGGAAGGTTCCGCTGAGCTACGACGTCAACATAAGGCCCGACCTCTGGCGCGGAAGGGAGGAGGAAATGCTGAGGGACATAGAGAGGGCGTTGAAACTGGCCGATATCGTCAAGCTCGGCGACGGCGAGCTGGAGTACCTCAGAAACAACGGGGTAAGCCTCGATGACTTCGACTTCAAACTGCTCGCGGTAACTCTGGGTGAGAAGGGCAGCGAGCTGACGAGCGGGGGTGTCAGGATTCACGTGCCGGCCTATAGGGTTGAGCCTCTCGACACCACAGGGGCTGGAGATGCCTTTACAGCCGCCCTCTTGGCTGGCCTGCACTACTCGAACCTGCTCGGTGCGGGGACCATTGAGGAGGAACACCTCAGAAAAATCGGCCGTTTCGCAAACCTCATAGCGGCGCTCTCAACGACCCTTAGGGGTGCC
- a CDS encoding beta-galactosidase, which produces MEFVLGVNYWPRRKAMFWWKEFEEDEVREEFTVIKELNLDVVRIFLLWEDFQPEPERVDEKSLRNLERVMDIAHELGLGVMPTFFIGHMSGINWLPEWTLSETPHPRFLTYSNGRVVDLGARDIYEEPDLLKAEELLLRTVGSELDDHPALYAWDISNEIDNVRIPRTPWAGKRWVRFVYETLKASSSKPVTFGIHQEDIQGDKHFRVGDVAEGNDFLCMHAYSVYTDFTDPLDPYFVPFACLLTRALGGKEVLMEEFGMPTTPEETRKVRSVTGKHEAEHYLINEGDAARWLEETLKALYEFGTLGAFYWNFADYHESVWDRPPLDRAVHERFFGLLRSDGSLKPTALVIREFRKKMGELKRRNVEIDVPEDYYSDPKGNLVRLYREFRKKLGLE; this is translated from the coding sequence ATGGAGTTCGTCCTCGGTGTCAACTACTGGCCGAGAAGGAAGGCCATGTTCTGGTGGAAGGAGTTTGAGGAGGATGAGGTTCGGGAGGAGTTCACGGTAATAAAGGAGCTCAACCTCGATGTCGTGAGGATTTTCCTGCTATGGGAAGACTTCCAGCCGGAACCCGAAAGGGTCGACGAGAAATCCCTCCGGAACCTGGAGAGGGTCATGGACATAGCGCATGAGCTCGGACTGGGGGTCATGCCGACCTTCTTCATCGGGCACATGAGCGGAATAAACTGGCTCCCGGAGTGGACGCTCTCCGAGACCCCTCACCCCCGGTTTCTGACGTACTCAAACGGGAGGGTCGTTGACCTCGGTGCGAGGGACATCTACGAGGAGCCTGACCTTTTGAAGGCTGAGGAGCTGCTCCTTCGGACGGTCGGCTCCGAGCTCGACGACCATCCGGCGCTGTACGCGTGGGACATCTCCAACGAGATAGACAACGTCAGGATTCCCCGCACTCCCTGGGCCGGGAAAAGATGGGTTCGGTTTGTTTACGAGACGCTGAAGGCCAGTTCCAGCAAGCCGGTAACCTTCGGCATCCATCAGGAGGACATCCAGGGGGACAAGCACTTCCGCGTGGGCGATGTCGCCGAGGGAAACGACTTCCTCTGCATGCACGCGTATTCGGTCTACACCGACTTCACCGATCCCCTTGACCCGTACTTCGTTCCCTTCGCGTGCCTGCTCACGAGGGCACTTGGAGGGAAGGAAGTTCTAATGGAAGAGTTCGGGATGCCGACGACACCGGAGGAGACCAGAAAGGTACGCTCCGTGACCGGAAAGCACGAGGCCGAGCACTACCTGATAAACGAGGGGGACGCCGCGAGATGGCTCGAAGAGACCCTCAAAGCCCTCTACGAGTTCGGAACCCTCGGTGCGTTCTACTGGAACTTCGCCGATTATCACGAGAGCGTATGGGACAGGCCTCCCCTCGACAGGGCGGTTCATGAGAGGTTCTTTGGCCTCCTGAGGAGCGACGGGAGCCTGAAGCCGACAGCACTTGTGATCAGGGAGTTCAGGAAAAAGATGGGCGAACTTAAAAGGAGAAACGTGGAGATAGATGTGCCGGAAGACTACTACTCAGACCCTAAGGGCAACCTTGTGAGGCTGTACAGGGAGTTCAGGAAAAAGCTCGGCCTTGAGTGA